Within Seriola aureovittata isolate HTS-2021-v1 ecotype China chromosome 12, ASM2101889v1, whole genome shotgun sequence, the genomic segment GATTATGCAGCAATTAGACACAAAACCGATGGGAGCTGGTTCATCCagtctgtgtgtcagcagcTAAAGGAAGGCTGTCAGAGGTAAAtataaaactgactgaaatatcaaaaaatttGCAATATTTTGTAGATGTGATGATATAATCGTTTCTTtgcagtatacagtatacatacacTGTACACTTTAGTTGAAAAATCTGTATTGTGATAGGGACAGTAATGTTTTTGTGCCCTCTATATTGTTTTAGGCGTGAAGACATCACCACCATCCTCCAACGTGTGAACGATGAAGTCAGCCAGAAGGAGGCCGGCAGCAAACCTGGAGCAAAAAAGCAGATGCCTGAAGTTAGGTTTACCCTGAGGAAGAGGCTTGTGTTGTCACCATAGCTCACCAGAAGCTAAATGTCCAGAAATCATGCAAACACAGTATACTTAAAGTCTTAATTAAGGGTTTATAATTAACTCAAGGGACAGTTTttcttaaatgtatttttatcttcctgaatctttattttttttacgaTCTTTGTCTTTTATATTGTATCACATCCTTGAATCAGAGAATAAAGTTCACAACATGAAAATCACTGGTGGCTCAACAAGTCTAAGAAATGAGTTATTAATATAACTGTAATGTCATGTATATTTGTATTCATGAATAAATCTAAAACATAcagaaaagttttttaaaaataaaatttttaacTAAATTTCTATCTCTCAGAAATTATTCAACACTTTAGACTAAACattattcatgtttatattttattgagaCAAAACCAATACAGCTTTAACACATTTATATGGataatgtaaaaaagaaaaactcgtAAACAATAATGACATTATGGACTAATATGCAATTTGacagtgaaaaaacattttatcactGTTTCTTTACTTCCCTTTTCGATGTTAAAAGGGCGTTTTCTTTAATCATGTGACTCATAATGTCATAATTTAAATTTGTATATCATTATTCTGATTTAGTACATctcaaatttgacattttattttttataaagaaCTTTTTTTCTGATGCAAATGGACTTCCACACGCTGTTGATCTGCAGGATCTTTTGTGACACTTCGTTGGTAGGAAATACGGTAGCTTGCTTGCGTCCAGATTCGGCTGCGCAGCTTTAATCGTCTTTACGGTACTGCAGCGTCGTTTCCATGACAACTCGGGTTTGCTCGTCgtctttttttcatatctgtAGAGGCTACACAGAGAAgtccatcaaaaaaaaaaacctttttgccataaaatgataaaaacaaccTACCTGTCGCAACAAAGGTGTGTCTTGTGAAGCTGTTCCAACTAGGTGGAGACTTATTTTACAGCCAGAGGTATCTGCCTTAGGTGAAGGCAGCGACAACGATGGAAGCCCCGCTGGAAGATGAGGCTCCTGCGGGGACTGAAGGACCCAGCCACGGAGAGGAGTTGAAGGCGTCGGACGCAGCGATCACATTCATGTCCAGCGTTGGTGAGTTGGTTGTCAGTTTACTTTCTAGGACAGTCTGGGGTGTCAACAGGAGACAGAACTAATACACCTCTGAGAGTTAGCACCACCTGGTTTTGACGTATCTTCAGTTGCACCAGCAATGGCGCCGTTCGTTACGTGCGAGCAATTAGCAGTATTTACTTTTGTCCAAACCTAAAGTCTCCTCCACTTTTTCCTCAGAGCCCGCAGAGCTGCAGAAGTGTGTGTTCCCGGACTCTCTGGTGACTGTGTCAGAGGGCGGCAGAGACCTGGGGAAGTTCAGTGTGACGGTGGAGTTTGCCCGGAGGGTCCAGCAGCCCTGTTTGCTGCTGCACGCTCAGAGCCAAGGAGCCATTGACGGCTCCCCCTGTGGAACAAcagtgacaggtgacaggtgacaggtgacaggagGCAGGTGAAAGGGACTGTCCAGACAGGTTGATCTCcactgttttattcttttacagatGTCAGTTTACCTTAAATTCATATTCTTTGCTTTGTCTTTATTGACAATTTAAGCTTACCTGACTACTGACCTGGAGGTGCTGGAGGAAGATTACCATGAGTATGTCAAGGTGAGCCACTCCAagctgcccacacacacacacacatatatcagTTGTTGCACTAACTGAAAACACTGCACCCTTATCAGACGTTCACTGTTATGCAAAATATCTctgattttaaattgtatttcctgcctttaaacacacaaactccagCTTGAAGGCCACAGTCTGGACAAGAGGTGCTACATGGTGCAGCACGACGGGCAGATGGTGATTGATAAAGTTACCACTGttggagaggtgagaggagaaaCCACAGAGTGTGTCAACTGCCGGAAATCCTAACAAAACAGCAGCCCCAGGCCTCGTCAATATTTCTATGTTAAATAGAAGTTAATATGTTCTGAAAATCTGAGACAACAACCAAAGTTAAACAAGGTTGCTACCATTTTACAAAACTGGGATCCACACTCAGATGTTTAATATCATCATGTTACAATTTATTACTACCATGCATAAATTGTTGCTTGGAGAAATCAAACCTGGGACGGTGTAAtcgtgtgtgaatgtgtgtgtgcaggaggtGACGAAGGAGACTGCTTCTTATCCCACGTCTGTCCTAAGAGGGCTGGTAACAGAGGGCTCCATCTTGCTGCTGATGCGCCTGATCGCTCTGAGGAAGAAGA encodes:
- the catip gene encoding ciliogenesis-associated TTC17-interacting protein, with translation MEAPLEDEAPAGTEGPSHGEELKASDAAITFMSSVEPAELQKCVFPDSLVTVSEGGRDLGKFSVTVEFARRVQQPCLLLHAQSQGAIDGSPCGTTVTAYLTTDLEVLEEDYHEYVKLEGHSLDKRCYMVQHDGQMVIDKVTTVGEEVTKETASYPTSVLRGLVTEGSILLLMRLIALRKKTPEHMTFISFDQGLHIMHTTFSELGLKQLEVGGETVEVFGMERIAHSVEDSPTTWQCYFLDDGHLASRVQVGSPVTMRLLQLPSQLEKGFEKMPLVWEEDMQMHSKFLDRKEELKADHDSYLRQHPEIRALISDFLQFLLLRKPDDVFQFAREYFLPFSARRPPESSLKASPF